One window of the Micropterus dolomieu isolate WLL.071019.BEF.003 ecotype Adirondacks linkage group LG08, ASM2129224v1, whole genome shotgun sequence genome contains the following:
- the borcs6 gene encoding BLOC-1 related complex subunit 6, with product MSLSPVIATEVPETANGVMIPVSSENGPHVTISVKCGRNRGLCPGEASEDGALGYTESHVDGESRVYDGEYRLDTKMYNNERTSNSSHSFHATDLCLPAATLTDDSELGSKHTGIPVVFNTVKAPGAALVWDSTQRAQFKDSSQREYRHQTEAKTVDGGTDSQQEKKDGEKKKQDKQEQWIHQHASGRTEVESSRHYSSSAPGASTSSSSPPPLLPSDDAPCPPHVMAQVWVRNVRGMQDSKSLDEISQACGGGLGARGGGRGGQSEGRRATISSALELEGTVSHEGDLTNFITKNLEQKIKMSSKPGLDCSDSDCSGPIYRSRGLSRRPADIPPIDPAVLLDLQRHTQEVAQSVEMMMQSLNGTIQNMTALSVGYIQTYRDSVDSLGESVDMSIKGMYTLMARCEELDRSMQPIHTLAAQIRDIKRTLDALEGICK from the exons ATGAGCCTCTCCCCTGTGATTGCCACTGAAGTGCCAGAAACTGCTAACGGGGTTATGATACCCGTCTCTTCAGAGAACGGCCCTCACGTTACGATCTCAGTGAAATGTGGGAGGAACAGAGGGCTCTGTCCTGGGGAGGCATCAGAAGATGGAGCCCTCGGATACACAGAGAGCCATGTAGATGGGGAAAGTAGAGTTTACGATGGCGAATACCGCTTGGATACAAAGATGTACAATAATGAGAGAACATCTAATTCATCGCACAGCTTTCATGCGACAGACCTCTGCCTCCCTGCTGCCACACTCACAGATGACTCAGAATTAGGTTCCAAACACACAGGCATTCCTGTGGTCTTTAACACTGTTAAGGCTCCTGGTGCAGCtctggtgtgggactcaacacAGCGGGCTCAATTCAAAGACTCTTCTCAGCGAGAATACAGACATCAGACAGAGGCAAAGACTGTAGATGGAGGCACTGACAGCCAGCAAGAgaagaaagatggagagaagaagaaacaggaTAAGCAAGAACAGTGGATTCATCAGCATGCATCAGGACGAACAGAGGTGGAG TCTTCACGACACTACTCCTCCTCTGCCCCTGGTGCTAgcacctcttcctcttctccacctcctcttcttccctcgGATGATGCCCCCTGCCCCCCTCATGTCATGGCTCAGGTCTGGGTACGCAATGTCCGGGGGATGCAGGACAGCAAGAGCCTGGATGAAATCAGCCAAGCATGTGGAG GTGGTTTAGGGGCCCGAGGAGGGGGCAGAGGTGGCCAGTCAGAGGGCCGACGGGCCACAATCTCCTCGGCTCTTGAGCTAGAGGGGACTGTCAGTCATGAAGGAGACCTGACTAACTTCATTACCAAGAACCTGGAGCAGAAAATCAAAATGAGCTCCAAGCCCGGTCTCGACTGCAGTGACT CGGACTGTTCAGGTCCCATCTACCGAAGCCGCGGGTTGTCACGGAGACCAGCGGATATTCCTCCTATTGATCCCGCTGTCCTACTGGATCTTCAGAGACACACCCAAGAAGTGGCGCAAAGTGTTGAGATGATGATGCAGAGCCTCAATGGAACCATCCAGAAT ATGACAGCTCTGAGTGTGGGCTACATCCAGACCTACAGAGACTCAGTTGACAGCCTGGGAGAGTCTGTGGACATGAGTATAAAG GGCATGTACACGCTGATGGCTCGCTGCGAGGAGTTGGATCGTTCCATGCAGCCTATACACACCCTGGCGGCACAAATCCGCGACATCAAACGCACCCTGGATGCTCTGGAGGGTATCTGCAAGTAA